The nucleotide sequence GCCATGTTGTCCCACAGCCGTCACGGCGGTCGATGTTGGTAGTTCCACGAAGTAGTCGTTGAAGCGGCTGATGTTGGGGTTGGAAAACTCCCGAACCTGACTTGTGTGgtagttcttcaagttaaTTTCGTTATTCTCCTCGAAGTAGGTGATAATGCGATTGACAAGGAAAAGCTCTTCGTTGTGCAAAACCCCCTGACGTGGTGACTTGGACATCCGCCAGCTCACACGCCCTAGGTGCCGGGGGAACTTAAGGTTGGTGAATCCGTAGCCTAGACTTACTGCTAGTGCggtgttggccaaaactAGAAAAGCCGGCAGAATCAACGGTAATATGGCAATTTCAAGTACATTAACGGCCAAAAATGCCGCCAGAACCCATGATAGGGTTCGCCGTAGCACTCTGGAGGAGTGCTGGGTGAATTGGGGTGCATAGAGTGTTGCATCTACGAGTTTGAAGCTGCTCGCGTAGTCGTTGGTATGGAGCAAATTGTCGATTCCCAGACGCACAAGCCCATAATCAACACGGCCGTATTGGAGTTGGGACAAAAACAGCAGCGAGACCAAGTCCACCACGCTCGCCAGGTTTGGCCGTGGAGGTTCATGTAGATAGTGTCGTATTAGATGGTTTGTAGAGTTCCAGTGCAGTTTGTAgtgttggagaagttgcACAAGCTGGTTTTCGAGATCATCATTAGATTCACTTGGAGAAATGGAAAGAAAGTCTGACTGGTGCACTTGGGGAGtgttttgaagttgtatCTGTCTAGTGGCATTGATGGCATCGATGAGCATGGGGAAAATAGATGGTGGAGGAAGAGAACTGGAAGCGGatttgaaccagttgatgCGCTTGACAAGCAGCTCATTATTGAGCGGATAGCGGGAGAAGTGGTCCGGTCGCGACAGAAGTTGCCGTAGAAGAAATGGGAATCGACTGTGCATTACGGGTTATCTAGTTATCGCAGCTGTTAGTTAGGTGCGCGATCGCGATGCCACAGACAGATTAGTGGACAGAGAAGAGATGTGCTGGGTGTAGGGGGCAATTTTTTTTACCATGGGTGCTTGGACCAGAAAtgggtttcaacaacagcaCAACTAACAAGCACCTGGACTACTCAACCGGCTCACTGCCCTCCTTGAGGCACAACAAGGGCTGTGCCAAATTCCATTCCTATTCTCAATCTCAATTACCCTTCCTAATTGGGCCCAGATCCAAACACGCACATAGCGTAGCGAAAATATAGAAATGAAATGTGTCTTCAAAACTAAATCACTTCTTTTTACCACTTCATCTTTTAGCTATCTATGTCAGGCCGCCACACACCCGGAGACAACGAGGCCACGAGTGAGTTCTCGTACACCGATTCCGACGTGTTGAACAGACCCAAAGACGATGAAACCGATAGTTTCTATTCCAGCCAATATTCCACCATACCACCTCCCAGGAAAGTCAAGACCCCCGGAGACCTCACAGAAGGCAGAGACTCGTACCTCTCTTCGATGCTGGAGTACTCGGCCCACGACTTGTCGCAGGTGGCCCGTTCTGTGTCAGTTAAAGTGGTGAATCGGCCTATCGAACCCACCGTTAACCGCTCAGCCAGTATCAAAAAGCTTGAAACTCAGCAGGAAACAACGGGA is from Yamadazyma tenuis chromosome 6, complete sequence and encodes:
- a CDS encoding uncharacterized protein (EggNog:ENOG503PIJT), which translates into the protein MSKSPRQGVLHNEELFLVNRIITYFEENNEINLKNYHTSQVREFSNPNISRFNDYFVELPTSTAVTAVGQHGQYIDENIVALQQMFRRELIGRKIAINDLPEELHFVEFWMTQGENFEWVEPDQDPAEIVRFRKNS